From the Lathyrus oleraceus cultivar Zhongwan6 chromosome 3, CAAS_Psat_ZW6_1.0, whole genome shotgun sequence genome, the window AGAGTTCCACTAATGAAACTAAAGTTTATTCCCTCCAGAGTGAATTATAAGCAAAAATAGTTAACTTTACTtagaataaaataaaaacaaatataaaCAATTTTTCTCTTATTGAATGACAGTATCTCTTTAATATAATCATACGCTTCATTTAATTTAACTAATTGTATTTCTAATAATGACTCAATTTATTAGTCTGAGGGTAACTTGGACAATTGACTTTTTTTAATTGAAATTGAACATATTAAATATGATCAACTACCTTTTTCAATAGACGTAATTTAGTCCATTTTTGCTTATATTTCATTCTGAAAGGAGTCTTTTTCTAAGAAAAACTCATCAAGGGAGATTCTAAAGATTAAGACCGGAAAATACAAGGCTTACTTCTAAATTTATTTATAGGCGTAAGCTGACAAACTTGTTTCCAATATATAGACATGATAGTTCCGGAATGTAAACAAAATGTAAATAACATGATTTTCCCCTCCACTGAACCATGCTAGTGCAGACCGGTAAAACTAATCAGTTTCATTGCTTGCTTTCAAGTGATCATCTTAAGGAAATTAATACAACTAATTAATAATGTATCCTGAAAGAAGTTTAAGTTTCCAACTTATAATTAGAAACTTTTATCTTCTAATATGCTGAGATAAGATCCATACCTTAAACATTGGAAGAGATAATATTTCCTCAGGAGGTAACTTTCCTCTCTCTAATTCTTCCGGAGTCAAAAACTTGTTGGGATCTAGAGTCTCTTTTTCTGGCTCTTGTAACTCTGGACTTGTGTCATTATCCTTATGTTCATTCAGGGTTGCTTTGGGAGCAATTTTGATCTGCAGAATTATAAGGAAAGATAAAATTATTAATAGCTTAAACACAATGTTAATATGCTCCTGCTACCAAtcttgagaaaagaaaataccTTTAAGACGGGGTTCTTTTTTATCATCGGGATTTCTTTCGGGATCAAAGTGGCAGGTTTTACTCCAACAGACTCATGAGCCACATCTTTATCAATAGCAGGGCCAACAATGGCCCCACGCCTGGCACGCTTTCGTCCAGAATTTTTTGCTCTTGCTCCATCCTCCTAAAAAGCTTTTATTACTTTCCATTGATAATCAAATTTCACTAAAAGCAAGAAAACGTAGCTATCTCCTATTGGCACCATATAATTATAGTTTGATATTGATTGACATAATAATTTTGCTTCAATGGAAGAGGTATTTTCCATGAAAAATAGACTAGAGTAAAGAATACATCAATAAATATATTGCTGGATGAAAAGCAAAACATAATGTCACATACCAATTCAGAAAGATTAGGCTGTCATACAAAAGATCCAGAAAATAAAGAGGCTCAGTTTGATCCCTAGCAAGCAGTGAAGAAGTTACCTCATCTGAAGATCCCATTTCTGATTCATCACTAGACATATCTGCAGATTGAGGCTTCGCAGTTACAGAATGAGGAGGAGGTAAAGGTGGGGCTGGCACCTCTGGAGGTAATGGTGGCGTGGGTAGTGCCATACGAAAGGGGGGAGGAATGTTCATTTTGTTCATCAAGTGTAGAACCTATACTAAAGAGGTACAGTCAATATGACGGGTTCAGTTATAAAAAGAGCACACAAAAAATGATACATGTGCTGGTAAAAGGAACCAATAAATCCTTGAAGCTTCATTTGAAACCAGACCAACCTGAGTGTAAAAGCGGGGAACAGCAATTAGAGCATTGACGATGTTGGTCAGTATATTTCCATCCGGTGGAGGATAAGCATACCTGAAAAACAATCATTGTTAGGCTTATGGCAAACCGAACATAATGACTCAACTTAAAAATCTTTTTCTAAAACTAATCATATGTAATAATTTCCTTGATTGATAACAGGATACATAGTAGTACTAGTAAACATGATAAATGCTTGCAATACTTTCACAATTTTATGAGAATCCCACTAAAAAGAGAGGTGAGCACAGGTTTTTGGGGGACTCGCATGAAATTCACTGAATCAAAGAAAGTGTTGAAAAAGTGGTTTGCTAAAATAATTCTAGTAAGATTAACACTGAAAACTACCAAGGCTTGACAGTTGACGGAACCTGATTTGCATCTGGCAGTTAAACTAAAAGCTTAACAACTAAGCTAAGAAGGCTGACTCAAGTCAAGTCTCAATTACAGGCATTATATGATATACAATGATATAATACAAAAATGCAACAAATACTAACAACTGAAAAGTGACAATTAGAAGCATACTCAAGATGAGGAGGAAATGGATAATCAACACCAACTCTATGGGCAATTGGCTCCTGAATAGGGAGGCCTCCCGATTTTGTGTCTCCGTCAATAGGTTTAGTTACATTTTCATTCTTCACCACTGGTGTATTAGAGTCTTTTCCCAGCTGAGCTCCGCTGCTTTTTTCCTCATTCGCAATTGGCTTACTAGCTTTCTCAGCTGACAAGACTTTACCAAGAAATTTCAACCTGATTAACCCCAAGGAAACAAAGATACAATCATCAAAAGAATGGATATCACAATatcaaaatatatttttgtaAACCAATTAATAACTAAAAAGGATATCACAATATCAAATTATTTTTGTAAACCAATTGCATCTATTGGGTTATTAAAAATGAATACCCATTTAGTTGGCGCTGTGCTTGAGATGCCAGCATGTCATTTTTGAAATCCACAAAAGCACAATTTCTCAACCTGCACTAGATCAAGCAATTATAAGCTATGCATTGTTTGAAAGTAATCATGAACTATGTAGCACTGACACTTCATGTTCAGGTTAAATTCAATCACTTCCATTCTCATAAATTATTAGCGGGTACGTGTTTCATAGATCATGAACACAAATGAGTTGGAAAATAAACCGCACAAATAGGTGAATGATACCTTCCACCGGAACAAAGGCGAACAGAGGAAGCTCCGTAATGGGCCAAGAGTCTAGAAAGGGTGTCGTCTTCAAAGGATCAATGGGCCTTAATTCTGAGGGCTAGAGTTCACAGAGGTGGAGGGCACATCAAGCACCATGTGTCATCTTCCATCTTGACTGGGGTGAAGCAACGGTTTCATGTTTTCAAAGCAAACTCCGGTTGGCTTGTTGGTTCAGGGACAAACATTAATTTTTGGCAAGATAATTGGAGTGGAAAGCCTCTTGTGGAGCACTTACACATCCCAGAACAATTTCATTGCCATTTGAGGACTATGCTTAGCTCTCTTCTTTATGACTCTAAGATAGTCCTGCCTCAAGCTCTTGTGAACATCTTCCCTAGCCTGGACCTGGTCGCTCAGAATGTTGAAGTGGCTAGACAAGGGCAGGAGATGAGGATTTGGTGCCCTGAGAATGATGGTCTGTTTAACATGAAGAAAGCCTACTTGCATACATCCGGCCATTCTCCCACAGTTCCCCGGGGCAAAGTTATTTGGCATAAAGGTATCGCTCCCTCTACCTCTTTAATTTACTGGAGAGTTATTCATGGAAAGCTACCTATGGATGAGCAAATGGCTTGTAGAGGTGTGCAGTTAGTGTCCATGTGCAATCTATGCAGGAAGGCCCCAAATAATatgtgttaagagtcccacatcggataatatatggcctgaacatgtgtttGTAAGTGGGGGCAATCCTTACTCTACCAACCGATTTTAACCgattttgtagggttgagttaggcccaaccacacattcttaatgttgaaatacaagagaataagagacatttgaataaatACATATCAACACTCTCCCTcaagcttgagcatataagtcaaatgcaccaaGCTTGTCTAAGTCTGTACAGGGCTTTATGTAGCCGgtacacctttctttctttgTCATGTTTCACAAAACCAACTAATTGggcaacataaacttcttcttctaaggggaTATTAAGGACACATTTTTCAGTTGTTCAACAGGTGCaaaagtcgattccttctttctgaagaaatcaTTTCACCACAAGCCTCAtcttgtgtcgagtcacttctcctctgggattcaacttcgccttgtatacccacttcacatcgattgccatcttgtcttggggaaatttGACAAGTGACCAggtgttgttgacttcgatttACTTCAGTTCTTCGTTtattgctttcatccacttcgaatgTTTCAATGTCTCTACTGgtcaccacttgcttattcactgggtcgaacaacttgtatcctctagtgaatgatatcctatcaggatcatctgactcgacttgtcatcaagttttcttctcaactgatctgacacatgtctatgtgttatagatccaaacaccctcagatgactcaagctaggcttgacaccaaaccaacattcttctggcgtgattccttctagcttcttcgtcagacatctgttcaggatatatgtcggAGTCAACACAATTTTTCCCCATAATTCTTCGGGTAGATGAtttcctttcaacatacttctaaccatattcatgatggttctattcttcctttctgcgactccattctgaTGTGGAGTGTAGGGTGACACCACCCCATGCACAGTCCATTCTTTCACACATAATAAATCGAAATCTTTTGACAtatattctccaccaccatcagctctcaaaatcttgatctttcgaccgctctgtctttcgaccatagatttaaacttggcaaatacctcgatcacttcacttttcttcttgattaggtaagaccataatttcgtctgaaatcatctatgaatgtaacaaagtatttgttcCCTCCAATCGAATCTACTTGGAGAGGGCtacatacatcagagtatatgacttcaagaattcCCTTCGACatgcttcctgcatccttactgaagttgttcttatgcttcttcgcctgcacacattcttcacacacttcgtttggaatgtcaATTTTTGGTAATCCtaaaaccatatttcttctcttcaaatctctgatgtctttgaaattgagatgaccaagtctataatgcAATATCCATTCATCTCTACTGGCTGCTATTGTAATGCccttatgctccatcacatttagttcaatcttgaaggttctattctgagacattggagccttcaagatcagccttccatttgagtcgagaactctcatcatcttgtctttgatcgacactCTGTAGTTATTTTCGACTAACTTCCCTATGCTaagcaaattactcttcaagCCTCTTATatacaacacatttgaaattactgaccttttgccatctttcctcataatcataacatcaccaacaccttcagctgctagagtgttgtcattgCAAATatcaccatg encodes:
- the LOC127126665 gene encoding U11/U12 small nuclear ribonucleoprotein 65 kDa protein, whose product is MLASQAQRQLNGLKFLGKVLSAEKASKPIANEEKSSGAQLGKDSNTPVVKNENVTKPIDGDTKSGGLPIQEPIAHRVGVDYPFPPHLEYAYPPPDGNILTNIVNALIAVPRFYTQVLHLMNKMNIPPPFRMALPTPPLPPEVPAPPLPPPHSVTAKPQSADMSSDESEMGSSDEEDGARAKNSGRKRARRGAIVGPAIDKDVAHESVGVKPATLIPKEIPMIKKNPVLKIKIAPKATLNEHKDNDTSPELQEPEKETLDPNKFLTPEELERGKLPPEEILSLPMFKNYTAGNPASVLYIKNLAKDVIADDFYFLFGSFFGSTEAAKSGLQVKLMQEGRMKGQAFLTFPSTELAHRALNLVNGHVFKGKPMIIQFGRNPTVAKGT